The following are encoded in a window of Sminthopsis crassicaudata isolate SCR6 chromosome 5, ASM4859323v1, whole genome shotgun sequence genomic DNA:
- the CEP41 gene encoding centrosomal protein of 41 kDa isoform X3, with protein MTKYTEKLEEIKKNYRYKKDELFKRLKVTTFAQLVIQVASLSDQTLEVTAEEIQRLEDHNSALPIPNADNKTNGKGSPTEKPPTPIELVGNAGAGESNRSTLQSVISGVGELDLDKESLKKTEPSSKDKPYPDCPFLLLDVRDRDSYNQCHIVGAYSYPIATLSRTMNPYSNDILEYKNAHGKIIILYDDDERLASQAATTMCERGFENLFMLSGGLKVLAQKFPEGLITGSLPLNCQQTPNPGSVRKRSSTKVQTLCAENKWRFTPEDLKKIEYYLEEEQVPLETPGRLSRGNSSVRDLKVPGGSSSGRDIKATAVRSSQSLPTGNPASSLNPRSFSSGNLQSKPWK; from the exons ATTATAGATACAAAAAAGACGAGCTTTTCAAAAGGCTGAAAGTTACAACTTTTGCCCAGTTG GTCATCCAAGTTGCTTCTTTGTCTGATCAAACATTAGAAGTGACAGCAGAAGAGATTCAAAGGCTagaag ATCATAATTCTGCCCTTCCCATTCCCAATGCTGACAACAAGACCAATGGGAAAGGCAGTCCTACTGAGAAGCCACCTACCCCCATCGAGTTGGTCGGCAATGCCGGGGCAGGAGAATCAAACCGCTCAACGCTGCAGAG cgTCATCAGTGGTGTTGGAGAACTGGACCTAGACAAAGAGTCGCTGAAGAAAACAGAGCCCAGCTCTAAAGATAAACCTTATCCCGATTGTCCCTTCCTGCTGCTAGATGTCCGAGATAGAGATTCTTACAATCAGTGCCATATTGTTGGAG CTTACAGTTATCCAATTGCCACCTTGTCTAGAACCATGAACCCTTATTCAAATGATATTCTTGAGTAT AAAAATGCCCACGGCAAGATTATCATTCTCTATGACGATGATGAGAGGCTGGCCAGCCAAGCAGCTACCACCATGTGCGAACGAGGATTTGAGAACCTTTTCATgctctctggag GTCTAAAAGTCTTAGCTCAGAAATTCCCCGAGGGACTGATTACTGGGTCATTGCCACTGAACTGTCAGCAAACACCAAATCCTGGGTCTGTCCGAAAGCGATCTAGCACCAAAGTGCAGACTCTGTGTGCTGAGAATAAGTGGAGATTTACcccagaagatttaaaaaaaatagaatattatctgGAAGAAGAGCAAGTTCCTCTGGAAACTCCTG GCCGACTGAGCCGGGGCAACTCCTCCGTCCGGGATCTCAAGGTCCCTGGTGGCAGTTCCTCTGGAAGGGACATCAAGGCCACAGCTGTCCGCAGCAGCCAGAGCCTGCCTACCGGCAACCCCGCCAGCAGCCTGAACCCTCGCTCGTTTAGCAGTGGCAACCTTCAGAGCAAACCCTGGAAGTAA